DNA from Massilia antarctica:
CCGGCCTGGAGCAGCGCAAAGGCTTCGCCGCCGCTGGCCACTGCGGTGATCTCGACGTCGGCGTCGTCGATCAGCTGGACCACGCTCTGGCGCTGGCGCTCGTCGTCTTCGACCAGCAGCACTCTTTTGAGCTTCTGGGTGAATTTGCCTTCGAGCGTGCGGAATACCTGCTTGAGGCGGTCGCGCGTGGCCGGCTTGATCACGTAGCCGATCGCGCCCAGTTGCAGCGCCGCTTCGGCGCGGTCGTTGGCCGAGACGATGTGCACCGGGATGTGACGCGCGCGCGGATTGTCCTTGAGCTTTTGCAGCACGTCCAGGCCCGAGCCGTCGGGCAGGCCCAGGTCGAGCAGGATGGCGTCGGGCAGGAAGTCGTTGGCCGCTTGCAGGCCGTCGGCGGCGCTGTGCGCCACCAGGCAGCGGTAGTGCATTTCGTGCGCCAGGTCGAACAGGATGCGCGCGAACGAGGCGTCGTCTTCGATCACCAGCACGCTGCGGCCGCCCGCGACGGCGCGCTCGCGGTCGTCGGCGAACACCGGCGCGCGCAAGGCCGATGCGGGCGCCGCCGGCGCCATCGGCGGCGCCAGGGCGGCGCGCGGCGCGGCCGGTACGGCGGCATCCGGCGTGCCCGGGGTGCAGGCCGGCAGGGTGGGCGGTAGCAGCAGGGTAAAGGTGCTGCCCTTGCCGGGCGCGCTGGCAATCGCGATCGAGCCGCCCAGCAGGGCCGCCAGGTCGCGCGAGATGGACAGGCCCAGGCCCGTGCCGCCGTAGCGCCGGCTGGTGGTGCCGTCGGCCTGGCGGAACGCTTCGAAGATGATCGCATGCTGGTCGGACGCGATGCCGATGCCCGAATCGCGCACCACGAACGCGAGCATGCCGTCCGCGCCGGCTTCGATGGTCAGCGAGACCTGGCCGGCATCGGTGAACTTGATCGCGTTCGACAGCAGGTTCCTGAGGATCTGCTGCAGGCGCTGGCCGTCGCTGTGCACCGTGAGCGGAGCGTTCGCGTCGACGGCGGCGGTGAAGCTGAGCTGCTTCTGCCCTGCCAGCGGGCCGAAGGTGTGGCGCATGCTGTCGGCCAGCTCGGACAGGGCGATGTCTGCTGGTGTCAGTTCGAGCTTGCCCGCTTCGACCTTGGAGATATCAAGGATATCGTTGATCAGGTTGAGCAGGTCGTTGCCGGCCGCGTAAATGGTGTTGGCGAACTGGATCTGCTCCGGTTCGAGGTTGCCTTTGGCGTTCTCGGACAGCAGCTTGGACAGGATCAGGGAGCTGTTCAGAGGCGTGCGCAGTTCGTGCGACATATTCGCCAGGAACTCGGACTTGTATTTGCTGGCGCGCTGCAGGTCGAGCGCGCGCTCTTCCAGCTGGTGCTGGATCACGCCCAGGGCGCTGTTCTTTTCATCGAGCGCGTTGGCCTGTTCGGCCAGGCGTTCGTTGGTCTGCTCCAGTTCCGCCTTCTGGTTTTCGAGGATGGTCTGCGATTCTTCCAGCACGCGCGACTGCTCTTCGAGTTCCTCGTTGGCGGTGCGCAGTTCTTCCTGCTGCACCTGGAGTTCTTCGTTGAGCTGCTGGGTTTCGGCCAGCGCATCGTGCAGGCGGCGGCGCGCCAGGGCCGCATCGATGGCACGGCCGATGTTGGGCGCCACCAGTTCCAGAAATTCCAGGTCGCGCTTGCGCGGTTCGTTCAGGAAGCCCAATTCGATGACGCCATTGGCCGCGTCGTCATTGTCGACCGGGATCAGGACCAGGTGGCGCGGGCTGCCGCTGCCGATGCCGGAACTGACCTTGAGGTAGTGGTCGGGCAGGTTGCCCAGCATGATAGGGCGTTTGGATAACAGCACCTGGCCGACCAGGGTGTCGGCGCCGTTGAAGCGGACCTCGCGCTCGGCTTCTTCGCGGCTCATGCCGTAAGCGGCGACGCGGCGCAGGCTGCCGTCTTCGTCGCGCGCGTACAGGGCGGCGACGGCCGCGCCGGTGTAGTCGGCCATGAAGTCGAGCGCGGCGCGGCCAAGGCTGGACAGGCTGTTGTGGCCGATGCTGCGTTCGGCCAGCTTGGTCTGGCCGCTGCGTAGCCAGGCCTGGCGTTCCAGCGCTTCGCCGTGGGTGCGGTGCTGGTCGATGGCGTCGCCGAACACTTCCGACAGGCGCATCAGTTCGCCGCGGCCGAAGTAGGCCAGCAGGCCGGACAGCAGCAGGCTGATCAGCAGGTACAGACCGACGCCCCAGCGCGTGACACGCTGGGCGGATTCGTTACGCTGTTGCAGCAGGCGCTGCTCGACCGCGAGAAAGTCGTTGAAGGTCTTGCGGATTTCGTCGAAAGCGACCCTGCCGCGCCCGCTGCGCACCAGGGTGATGACATCGTTATTGGCGCGCCGCAGGGCGATGGCGCTGTTGGCGTACTCGGTCCACTGGTCCTGCATCGCGATGATCTGGCGCAGGCGCTCGACCTGGGGCGGATTGTCCGCCACCAGCTTGGTCAGCGCTTCCATGGTCGAGACGGTCTTGGCCTTGGACAGGGTGTAGGGGGCGAGGAAGGCTTCGTCGTTGCTCAGCAAATAGCCGCGCAAGCCGGATTCCTGGTCGACCGACAGCTTGGCCGCTTCATTGGCGTGGCCGATCACCCTTTCGCTGTGTTCGACCGTGCTGAGCACCGACAGCAGGTAGGTGATGACGGCGACGAAAATGAGCGCGCTGCCCACGCCGATTGCCAGCGGTAACGCGACGTTGCGGGCGAGGATGCGGCGAAATCCGGTCTGGTCCATCGTTTTGGCGCTGG
Protein-coding regions in this window:
- a CDS encoding response regulator, whose translation is MPSAKTMDQTGFRRILARNVALPLAIGVGSALIFVAVITYLLSVLSTVEHSERVIGHANEAAKLSVDQESGLRGYLLSNDEAFLAPYTLSKAKTVSTMEALTKLVADNPPQVERLRQIIAMQDQWTEYANSAIALRRANNDVITLVRSGRGRVAFDEIRKTFNDFLAVEQRLLQQRNESAQRVTRWGVGLYLLISLLLSGLLAYFGRGELMRLSEVFGDAIDQHRTHGEALERQAWLRSGQTKLAERSIGHNSLSSLGRAALDFMADYTGAAVAALYARDEDGSLRRVAAYGMSREEAEREVRFNGADTLVGQVLLSKRPIMLGNLPDHYLKVSSGIGSGSPRHLVLIPVDNDDAANGVIELGFLNEPRKRDLEFLELVAPNIGRAIDAALARRRLHDALAETQQLNEELQVQQEELRTANEELEEQSRVLEESQTILENQKAELEQTNERLAEQANALDEKNSALGVIQHQLEERALDLQRASKYKSEFLANMSHELRTPLNSSLILSKLLSENAKGNLEPEQIQFANTIYAAGNDLLNLINDILDISKVEAGKLELTPADIALSELADSMRHTFGPLAGQKQLSFTAAVDANAPLTVHSDGQRLQQILRNLLSNAIKFTDAGQVSLTIEAGADGMLAFVVRDSGIGIASDQHAIIFEAFRQADGTTSRRYGGTGLGLSISRDLAALLGGSIAIASAPGKGSTFTLLLPPTLPACTPGTPDAAVPAAPRAALAPPMAPAAPASALRAPVFADDRERAVAGGRSVLVIEDDASFARILFDLAHEMHYRCLVAHSAADGLQAANDFLPDAILLDLGLPDGSGLDVLQKLKDNPRARHIPVHIVSANDRAEAALQLGAIGYVIKPATRDRLKQVFRTLEGKFTQKLKRVLLVEDDERQRQSVVQLIDDADVEITAVASGGEAFALLQAGVYDCMIIDLKLPDMQGHELLRKMAAEEIVSFPPVIVYTGRNLTRAEEAELLKYSRSIIIKGARSPERLLDEVTLFLHKVESQMSAERQSMLKTVRSRDRVFDGRRILLVDDDVRNIFSLTSALEQKGITVEVGRNGFEALERLDQIPDMDLVLMDVMMPGMDGLEATRRLRADPRFAKLPVIAITAKAMKDDQEQCMKAGASDYLAKPIDLDRLYSLLRVWLPSMERL